The genomic DNA TAGCGTACCGCATTGAGAAGGTGAAAGAGACCCTTCTGTCTCGTAATTCTTCCTACAAAGAGAATAAACGGTTTGTCAGGTTTGATATGGTACCGTGACAGTATCGCATGGTTTGGCCTCGGTCTGTACTGCTGCACATCTATGCCGTTCGGGATTGTGCGTATTTTTGCAAAGGGGATACCGTAGAGGTCGTGAATTGCCGTCCTCATCGACTCTGAAACAGCAATAATGCCGTCTGCGTTTTCAAGCGCTGTCCTCTCCATCCAGGTGCTTGCCTTGTATGCGGCGCCAAGCTGTTCTTCTTTCCAGGGTCTCTGGGGCTCAAGGGAATGCACGGTAATCACGAGGGGGACCCGGAACATCTGCTTTACAAGACATCCGGCAAGATGTGTATACCAGGTATGACAATGGACAATATCCGTTCCTGATACCGCGCCGACCATCATGATATTCCTGCAGAGGGTATCCAGCAGTTTTCTGTGCCTGCCGCCGGGGAAGGGAAAATCTCCGTTCAGGTGCATGCCTTCGACCGATACATTCCCTTTATGCACTTTCTGGTCACCGAAACAGAGAACCGAGATATCGTTGCCGGCGCCGTTCAGGGAAGACAATTCACGGGTGAGGTATTCCACATGCACCCCTGCCCCGCCGTATATGCGGGGAGGATATTCATTCGTGAAAAGCGTAATCTTCATCGTCTTTTTCTGTCAGAAGAACTCTCAGTGTTTCGCCTTTCCCAGCACCAGCGTCCAGTACATCCTC from Nitrospirota bacterium includes the following:
- the glgA gene encoding glycogen synthase codes for the protein MKITLFTNEYPPRIYGGAGVHVEYLTRELSSLNGAGNDISVLCFGDQKVHKGNVSVEGMHLNGDFPFPGGRHRKLLDTLCRNIMMVGAVSGTDIVHCHTWYTHLAGCLVKQMFRVPLVITVHSLEPQRPWKEEQLGAAYKASTWMERTALENADGIIAVSESMRTAIHDLYGIPFAKIRTIPNGIDVQQYRPRPNHAILSRYHIKPDKPFILFVGRITRQKGLFHLLNAVRYVAPSAQVVLVAADPDTGEIAQEMTGRVRQAQTETAHEIIWVDRFVPRDDLITLYTHAAVFVCPSIYEPFGLINAEAMACETPVVAAAVGGIREVVVSGETGLTVPFAPMGPDNPEPRDPKRYAEHLAEAIQSLLASPDTMRSMGIKARARVIALFSWKTVAEKTLQFYRDLVQQQH